From the Solanum lycopersicum chromosome 10, SLM_r2.1 genome, one window contains:
- the LOC101261078 gene encoding uncharacterized protein: MDFGDKSWMNLRRSTNEYIDGVNDFLDKAFERASQGNEILCPCKKCFNRNCHCRNMVEDHLICHGFVHGYTKWVFHGEGFSSRNTPHPTDEEETSNMYDDIDILLHDTFRNIVDDQRHEGVREGPHEDAKRFFKLVEEGKEELYPGCKNFSKLSFTIQVPDSFYKAKKVIKDLGLHYEKIHACPNDCILFWNDNAKLPRIFMCSETSVAMRWHDTKRVKDGNLRHPANGEAWKDFDSLHPDFSNDARNVRLVLSSDGPLSPRNDMDVYLQPLIAELKELWEVEVETYDVVTNQTFLMHAALLWTISDFPALAMLSGWSTKGRWACPTCNHNTCSQYLKHSRKMCYSGHRTFLPPDHPFRRDKRSFNGKEEHKVAPTPLSGAQILEELREFNNVFGKNKKKRKRKNDGPWKKIHIF, encoded by the exons ATGGATTTTGGAGATAAAAGTTGGATGAATCTCCGAAGATCCACCAATGAATATATTGATGGAGTTAATGATTTTCTTGATAAAGCATTTGAACGAGCTTCCCAAGGAAATGAAATATTGTGTCCTTGTAAGAAGTGCTTTAATCGTAATTGCCATTGCCGAAATATGGTAGAGGATCATTTGATTTGCCATGGATTTGTTCATGGATACACCAAATGGGTTTTTCATGGTGAAGGATTTTCCTCAAGAAATACGCCACATCCAACCGATGAAGAAGAAACTTCTAACATGTATGACGACATTGATATATTACTTCATGATACTTTCAGAAATATAGTAGATGATCAGAGACATGAAGGAGTGAGGGAGGGGCCACATGAAGATGCAaagagattttttaaattagtaGAGGAAGGGAAAGAAGAGTTGTATCCAGGGTGTAAGAATTTTTCTAAGTTGAGTTTTACCATCCAG GTACCCGACTCGTTTTACAAGGCAAAAAAGGTCATAAAAGATTTGGGTCTTCATTATGAGAAAATACATGCTTGCCCTAATGATTGCATATTATTTTGGAATGACAATGCAAA GCTTCCGAGGATATTCATGTGTTCTGAAACATCTGTAGCTATGAGATGGCATGATACTAAACGAGTTAAAGATGGAAATTTAAGACATCCTGCAAATGGTGAAGCTTGGAAGGATTTTGATTCATTGCATCCTGACTTTTCTAATGATGCTCGTAATGTTAGATTGGTTCTTTCAAGTGATG GTCCATTGTCTCCCAGAAATGATATGGATGTATACTTGCAACCACTAATTGCGGAGTTGAAGGAACTATGGGAAGTGGAAGTTGAAACATATGATGTTGTAACTAATCAAACATTTCTAATGCATGCAGCTTTATTGTGGACAATTAGTGATTTTCCAGCTCTAGCAATGCTTTCTGGATGGAGCACCAAGGGGAGATGGGCATGCCCCACTTGTAACCATAATACTTGTTCCCAATATCTCAAACATAGTCGCAAGATGTGTTACTCGGGTCATCGGACGTTTTTACCTCCTGATCATCCATTCAGAAGAGATAAAAGATCATTTAACGGTAAAGAGGAGCATAAAGTTGCACCTACTCCATTATCAGGTGCACAAATTCTTGAAGAGCTTCGTGAATTCAATAATGTATttggaaaaaacaaaaagaaaagaaaacgaaAGAATGATGGTCCATGGAAAAAAATCCATATTTTTTGA